DNA sequence from the Lycium barbarum isolate Lr01 chromosome 5, ASM1917538v2, whole genome shotgun sequence genome:
AACAATagttttttcaaaatatttgacTCAAAGTAACAATGTTGGTTCGTCTTCTCAGTCATCTGATCAAAAGTGTATGCTCGACGTGAAGAGATTGTCCATATCATATGGGAGGGTTAGATTAAAGAGTAGCtacactacaactcatgttcaactttcttttttattgaactaaaatttcaTCAATAGATGTTGTACTTTTTAGAAATGCCTTCTAGTAGTGTATTAGCTTTGTTATGAATtgtgatttgctcatttggtaagatcgTATAGCAATTggggaagttttgatagttttcacaacttgcgAGGTTTTCATGTTAATGAGAAAAAATGCATCTtgagaaattcaaattgcatgtccaaaaaGAGACATCCACTTCAAATCAATCTAATTTCATATTATGTCCAAACAGGCCTAAATATTAAGATGTATCTTAAGATTAAATGCCTGAATTTGAATacacatctgaatattaagatgaTGTATTAAAATATGAATGCAAAATAATTTAGATTGTTTGTTTTCTGAACATCTGAATGTATAAGATTTGCCTTTATCTTAAAATTAATATAtgtaaaatttaataaaatattaaattaatctaccACTAgatcataaaataaaataaataaattatatgtTAGTTCGTGGTGGTGATGGTTAGATAGGTTGTTTGTTGTGAGTGTCAATTATGATGGCGTTAGCTAATGGTGGTGTTGTGTAAGTTGGTGTTGATGGTGACTGGAAGTAGTGATTAATGGCGGTGGTTGGTGCTAGCGGCTAATATTGTAGTGGATGATAGTGATATATAATGGCGGTGGTGGATTATGACGGTGGGTGGCGATATACAAAAGTGATTAATGGTGATGATTGTCGATAGTGATTGGTGTTTGTTGTGGTAATGGTGGTTGGTACTGATGATTGTAAATGGTGGTTAGTGGTGGTTATAGCTGGGGATGGTGATTGTGAGTGGTGGGTGACGACAATTGTAATTAATAATGGTAGACGATGATGTTAGCGGTGAATGAATGAATTTGAGGAACTACCATCTTTGTAGAAATCTTTTAAATGAACATCTTAATTTCAGATCTTAATCATTTAGATGTATTTAGACCTATTAAGTGGTTGAaacattaaaaaaacaaatgcacATAAAGATCTCAATACGTAGAATTTCCTTAAATGCGTACGTGACAAAGTGCGTGTTTCACTTTCTTGTGAAGGACAACGATAAGAGTGAAATGTGTTGGAGGGTGATGAAAATTAATGTAgagtgctatatatatatatatatatatatatatatatatatatatatatatatatatatatatatatatatatatatatataaaataataaaatgttACCTATGCAACTTCTTGTTCGTACTTACACTAGAGATAACCTTTCCTCATTTTACaagcttatttttttaaaaatattgacCAATCAAATGTGAAAATATTGAAATTATAAAATATTTGAGAGATAATTTTGGaccttttttttaaaagattttgaGCAACTTGACCATCAGGTTTCCACTAAAGATCTTTAATGACAAGGCCAAATACAAAACATTTGCTAACGGTAATGGAAACATAGGACAGACAATACGGTAAAGAATTATTTTCTCTAAACTAATTTTCTTTGACAAAGTTTAAGATCCCAAATGAGTTAATTATAGAAACTTTGATTCAGAAAACAGCACTATTGAATCAAGAACCTTCCTTTTTCAAGAATGCTACAATTATTGTCAGTTTGTTCAATATGATTTTCTACCATCTTCAGGTTTGCTTTTTCCTTTAAATTTGCTTCATTTTCAGTCTTGGGGGTTTTATAACTGTGCTTCTTTCTGGGTTTTTACAATGCTCAAATTTATGAAAGTTCTTTTAGGATTAGATGTTTTGCTATTTGATCAAGAAATGTAAAAATGGTTACTTTGATTTTGAGTTGTTGCATTTGGTGATCTAAATTTGAGCATGGAAGTTAACTCTGTTTGGATGGTGCTTAcccatggtttcataatgtatagtattgtattgtactgtactgtattaatgaatacaatgtttggatagactgtatcgtttgttgtggtttaattacatttttattgtttggtttgactataTATTGCATAATAacatgtaagtttactaaaatactctTAACTCTTAATTTCAAACtagttatatatattaataaaactaaggtaaaggataaaataggaactttaaaaaaataagtaggtgggtgatgggggtggtggaggggtgggtggccgtgagggtgggggtggtgggggtgggtggcaAAGGCTGGGGGTTGGTGAGGTGGGATGGGTGAGTTTGGGTGTGATGGagggggtgggtggttgtgggggtGGTGGTGAGGGCTAGTGGGTAGTATGGTGAGGGTAGGTGACGGAGGGTGggttggtgggggtgggggtgggggtgggtggtaggtGGCAGGCTGATGGTGGTGGGGTGGGTGGCGGTGGGTGGGTTTGGGTGTGAGGGAggtgggtgggtggggtgggggtatACTGGGGAAGTAAAATACGTAACCACGCAAAAATCACCAAATATGTAGTTATCAAAAATTGGtctttttcatggttatataaccacggAATTacaacgggtttacaacaccatacaacATAATTTTAGGAAACAATGgcaacaaacatggtttcatagataACAATAGAATAaagaaccacgggaaacaaccatccaaacaaggggAAAAGTTCAGAAAGGCAAAACATAACTAAGAGTAGGTTAAAAAGTTACTGCCTTTCTTTTGTATTCCTTCTAATGTAAACTATTTAGTGAGATTTCTTGtttaaattgaacaaaataaGCTTTCCCTTTCTTGTAAGTTTCCATATGACCCCTTTTGAGTTTCTGCAATTCCCTTTGGAGGTACTCATGGAAATAATCCGAATTTTATCTGTTCTTTTGGAGGTAAAATTGGGTGAATACTTGGTTAGCCCAGTCAAAACTAGCTTCTATAAGGGGCACCTGGGATGGTTATTGGGTGTTGGGAGGAGACTTTAATGTGTGTAAATTTGATTATGAGAAATTTAATTGTCACAGAAGGACAAGTGCCATGAAAACTTTCTCAGATACTATACTAGATTTGGGTCTCATGGATTTGCCTCTTCTGGGAGCTCAATACACTTGGTCTAGGGGAACTGAACAATTGCAGGCATCACGATTAGACAGATTCTTGATTTCTCCTGATTGGAATGACTGTTTTAAGGCTATAAAACAGAAAGCTCTCCCTAGAGTGGAATCTGATCATAAGCCTTTGATGTTGGAGTGTGGGGACTGGGACTCTAGCACATCTTACTTCAAGTTTGAAAATATGTGGCTGCAGACAGAGGGGTTTCTTGATTGTGTAAAAGCTTGGTGGAATAGTTATGAGGTTGTGGGTAGTCCTGATTTCATTCTAACACAGAAGCTTAAACTTTTGAAAAAGGATATCTCCAATTGGAACACAGAGGTATTTGGGAAGTTGGAAGACCAAAGAAGCAAGGCTCTAAATGAACTTTCAAGACTGGAGCAATCTACTGAAGGCAAAATCCTTATGCAAGATGAAAAGATTCAATTGCTTAATTTGCAGGCCCAGATAGAAGAAGTAGCAAGGATTGAAGAGATATCTTGGAGACAAAAGTCAAGATGTCTATGGCTCAGGGATGGGGATAGAAACACAAAGTTTTTCCAAAACATGGCTGATGCACATAGAAGGTATAACTGCATTGATAAGCTACAAGTAAGGGGGTCCACTACTGAAGACAAAGAAGAAATCAAAGAGGAGATTTTGAGCTTCTATCAATAGTTGTATACAGAGAATGAACCTTGGAGACCGTCGGTTAGATTTGATAATCTAGCTAGAATCTCTCAAGAAGAAAAGATCTGGCTGGAAAGGGAGTTTGAAGAAGATGAGATTCATTCAGTCATTAAAAATTGTGTTCTAGATAAGGCACCAGGGCTGGATGGCTTTACTATGGCCTTTTTTCAACATGCTTGGGAGGTCATCAAAAATGAGATTATCAATGCCTTGAAGCACTTCCATCACCACTGTCACATGGTCAAATGCATCAATGCTTCCTTCATTTCCTTGATTCCTAAGAAGAAAGGGGCAATCGAACTCAAGGATTACAGACCAATCAGTCTAATTAGTAGTGTCTACAAAATTGCTTCAA
Encoded proteins:
- the LOC132639769 gene encoding uncharacterized protein LOC132639769, whose product is MVVGTDDCKWWLVVVIAGDGDCLLFPLNLLHFQSWGFYNCASFWVFTMLKFMKVLLGLDVLLFDQEIRTSAMKTFSDTILDLGLMDLPLLGAQYTWSRGTEQLQASRLDRFLISPDWNDCFKAIKQKALPRVESDHKPLMLECGDWDSSTSYFKFENMWLQTEGFLDCVKAWWNSYEVVGSPDFILTQKLKLLKKDISNWNTEVFGKLEDQRSKALNELSRLEQSTEGKILMQDEKIQLLNLQAQIEEVARIEEISWRQKSRCLWLRDGDRNTKFFQNMADAHRRYNCIDKLQVRGSTTEDKEEIKEEILSFYQ